The Nicotiana tabacum cultivar K326 chromosome 14, ASM71507v2, whole genome shotgun sequence genome contains a region encoding:
- the LOC107761208 gene encoding uncharacterized protein LOC107761208 has translation MEFFEKAKSVRLKSHHGKFLHANSNQQTVHQHRHGTSKTAKWTVEFPEGINNNVVRLNSCYGKYLMATDEQFLLGVTGLKVVQSLPKNLDSSIEWEPVKVGSLVKLKTRYGKFLRANSGLPPFRNSITHDIPYRHQDWILWEVDIVELLPDVTIITTIPHFQASKELLSEPKPELLDGDLSSSFRLTFSRSSKIHNQSKFDAAMTKPEGRLIYYYVADEKGTVNDAVKGPSFQFKGQGLEELTQKLEEETGLKNITLCLRNKINGNLCPLKLELPPNNATMHVVVVPSSSKARE, from the exons ATGGAATTCTTTGAGAAAGCCAAATCCGTCAGGCTAAAAAGCCACCACGGGAAATTCTTACATGCCAATTCCAATCAACAAACAGTGCACCAACATCGTCATGGAACTTCTAAGACTGCAAAATGGACAGTTGAATTTCCTGAAGGAATCAATAATAATGTTGTACGTTTGAATAGTTGTTATGGCAAATACCTAATGGCCACAGATGAACAATTTCTTCTTGGTGTAACGGGTCTTAAAGTTGTTCAAAGTTTGCCCAAAAATTTGGATTCCTCAATTGAATGGGAACCTGTTAAAGTTGGATCCTTAGTGAAGCTCAAAACAAGATATGGGAAATTTTTAAGGGCAAATAGTGGATTACCCCCTTTTAGAAATTCAATTACACATGACATACCTTATAGACATCAAGATTGGATCTTATGGGAAGTAGATATTGTTGAGTTACTGCCCGACGTGACAATAATAACAACTATACCTCACTTTCAAGCAAGTAAAGAATTACTGTCCGAACCAAAGCCGGAATTATTAGATGGTGATTTGAGCTCATCTTTTCGTCTTACATTCTCCAGGTCTTCCAAGATTCATAATCAG TCAAAATTTGATGCTGCCATGACAAAGCCCGAAGGTCGACTGATCTATTATTATGTGGCAGATGAGAAGGGAACTGTGAATGATGCAGTGAAAGGACCTTCATTTCAGTTCAAAGGGCAAGGGCTAGAGGAACTGACTCAAAAGTTAGAGGAAGAAACAGGGCTCAAGAATATTACTTTGTGTTTGCGCAACAAAATAAATGGGAATTTATGTCCTCTTAAGTTAGAATTACCACCCAACAATGCAACTATGCATGTTGTGGTAGTGCCTTCATCATCTAAAG CAAGAGAATAG